The following proteins are co-located in the Candidatus Binatia bacterium genome:
- a CDS encoding aldo/keto reductase has protein sequence NLIYREEEREMLPLCVDQGLGVIPWSPLARGLLAREPGEPTPRASGDAALAGQLYDHEGDADVVEANRRVAAERGVTPAETALAWLLARPGVTAPIVGATRMEHLEAAVRALDLVLAPEEIAALEAPYRPHAVRGWIRA, from the coding sequence ACAACCTGATCTACCGCGAGGAGGAGCGGGAGATGCTTCCGCTCTGCGTCGACCAGGGACTGGGCGTCATCCCCTGGTCGCCGCTCGCCCGCGGGCTCCTCGCCCGCGAGCCCGGAGAGCCCACGCCCCGCGCGAGCGGCGACGCGGCGCTGGCCGGCCAGCTCTATGACCATGAGGGCGACGCCGACGTGGTCGAAGCCAACCGCCGGGTGGCGGCGGAGCGCGGCGTCACGCCGGCGGAGACGGCCCTGGCGTGGCTCCTCGCTCGACCCGGCGTGACCGCGCCCATCGTCGGAGCGACACGCATGGAGCACCTGGAAGCCGCCGTGCGCGCGCTCGACCTGGTCCTCGCGCCCGAGGAGATCGCGGCGCTCGAAGCCCCCTACCGCCCGCACGCGGTTCGCGGATGGATCCGGG